The DNA sequence GTACATCCTGTTTTCTGTGATATTTTATCTATGCAGCTTAGGAGTAATTTTTGTACATAAGGAGGAATAGATATCCCTCAGATTCTATTTCATAAGCAAGATCAGATGCTTtcattttttgttatttttttattttttatttttaaaagaaacGGCTTTTATTGAAAGATcaagaaaagcaaaaacaaaaaggtgGACGAGGAGTCCACATAGAAGAAAGTTAGGCAAACAGCCTAGATAGAGCCTAAACTACAGCTGCATTCCGATCTTATAAGATAGAAGATAAGCTATAGTTCCTATATTCCCCAGAAACAGAAGCCCATAGAGACGCCCAAAACCCAACTCTCTCCCAAAGCAATTCCACCTCTTCACCGCTGTCAACTTCAAAGATTCTTATTAGATGTTTTCATTTGGGAGGCAATGGATTTTTGGTCAACTGTTTTTCTGTGACAAGAATATGCTGATAAAAATTCATCGTCAACAAGAGCTGTGCAACATAGACAAATCAGTTAAGGCTTCTGACTACCTTCTCTGGTATCAGTGGTTTAGTTTAACTTTGATTGTCATATGAAGGTTTTTAGTTATCCAGTTGTGACTCTCACGGTTATTAATCCCTGCATTTTTTGTAAGGATCTCAGGGACTAGAGCACATATGGAGATGCAATTTGATTTGTTGATCTAGAAAATTTAGGCTATGCCACTTTCCTTCACTGCGTAATTTCTGGAACTAGCAATTGACAATGGTCTTACAATTGTTTGAGGCGGTCATGATAGCCAAAGACTAATCCAAACCTGTTTTATAGGATTTATCATAACCATTTGCACAAATTGCCAAAGCTTTTAGTGAATCAACATAtcccagaaaagaaaagggggaAAAAAAGCCTTATAAGTTTTTGTCCACTGTTTATTGGTCTATTATATTTGCCTGCATTAGTTGATTTGAGCTCTGATTAGCATTGTTGCTATACTAAAGAAGCTCCATTTGCAGGTGCTAGTTCTGTAATTCATGAAGAAACAGGATTGTCGGCAAATGCATAGTAGATCAAAACCAATATCCGTGCAAGCAAGTAAATCCACTTGGCTGTTCTTATAGGAGATTAAAATTTAGATTGGCACCAGATTGTGACTCTCATAGTGCTGTATCTGTGGAGGCTGAGAAAGTTTGTTGAAGTTTTTGCAAGCACTCTCAAGATTCTAATGGTGTGAGTTATAAATCAAGATATTGCTGTTAGCTCATTTATAATTGTTGATGTTAACTCATTTACTTCATTGCCATAGTAAAGAGGCGTTCTAAAATTACTCTTTATTTCAAGGTACCGAAAAACCAAggttctattttctttgaagtAATATAGTAAAGATCGGTAGAATTGGGTTAAAGTTCTCACTACTTATTGTCATTTGGACATGTAGAAAATTATGTGCGTCGCAGTTTGGGAGTCTCAGATGAGATATAGGACTAGGAAAGGATTTCAAACTTCATGTCGCCAAGGTAATAGGTATCTTGTCGTGGAATCATTAAGTGTTTGTTAGTTCCCAAAATGATTTCATAGTAAGATTCTAACTGGTGCCAAAATTCGATCAACAAGGCCCAATAATTGGATGTTATTTTCATAGAAAGAAAACCATTGCCATTACATCGTTGTCATCATTTGTCACAACACCATGCCTCAGATATCACTGTCAAGCATCATCCCCTCACCACTATCACCAATAACTGATTATCAATGCTTATGTACCCTAAAGTATGGTCCACTGTCATCAATGGATTTCTGTAATGTTTTCCCTTCTAGATTATGGTTCATAGGTTATTGACTTGTGATCAACTACAAAatcacattatatatatatgttgaactcATATGCCAAGTGGTCATGTACTAACCACAGAATAGGTTTGTCCAGACATGTTTTGCTACAGCATTCTAAGAAGGGTTCTTTTGGTTTTCAGATTTTGCTTCAATCTAGCTCAAGGACCTTAGAGCTTGATAGAAATCCAATCCATTTATAAGATTAGCAACAATGATTCCTCCTCATCTTGTTTAAGTTTCACTGCAAGGTTTGTTGTCATTCTGTTTGAATTTGTCTTTGGCTATGTAGGACAAATTTGTCATTTGTGTTAATACATATCATTAATATCTTTTCATTTTGTGAATTCCTGATCAATTGTATGATAATGATACTGCTCAAGTAGTGATGTAACTAGTGTTGGAATTTCCCAATCTGCATTTCTATATACCAATACAAATAAGTATTTAAGGTGATTCCAGAAATTCCAGATACTTTACTTCTATATCAGAACTCCTTTTGTATGTTTCACTTTTTCTTACACCTCTCTGGAGTATAGTGTAAAAGTCATTGATGTTAACAACAGTATGCAATTTCTGATAAAATCGGCTCAGTTTGGGACCGGTCCCTGGTCTATACCCCCAATCAAATGGGCCCCAAAAATAGCTAATCTAATCAATAGAGTATCCTTTTGCTAATTATCAtttggacaaaataaataaaaagggatgaatctttgttttttttttttttcccaaccaACTGAAAGCTCTTTTTTAACTTATTACAGCAAAAATAAAAAGCGGAGGTACAGCACCCCATTGCAAAAAATGATAAGTAGAAAGAGCAAAATTAGCTAACTTGTGAGTCACAGTATTGACTTGACGATAAGCATGTGTGTAATAAGAACCTGACATCTCTTAAAGATGGAAGATAATGTCATCATACAGACGACCAACAAGGAAAGTATGAGGAATGACTCTCTTCTTGATAGCATTACATAAAATATGAGAATATGTCTAACAGACGAAAGACAAAAAGCAAGTGAGACTGCCTCTCTCCCTGCTGAAACTTCAACATGTTTAGGAGAAATCACATGAGGTTGCCTCACCTTAAACTCCCCCCTCATCTCGTATGAAccttgtagaagttgtttttggACAATtaaaagtttttatttattatttggaaTCAAAAGATTATGAGTTTTTGGcgggagaaaagaaaaagaagtgaCGAtggcaaaataaataaataaatctgaAAATAGTAGATTTTGGCTTATCCAGTCACAATCAGAATATagatcggaaaaaaaaaaagtctgatCCAATCAGAAAATCCTATCCTCAACACCATCCCCACACCTCGTCGCCCACTCATGGCCAAATCTCTTCTCGCCGTCGCCGGTGGTTCTCCGCTGTCGTATGTGGTTCCATTTTTCAATTGTTAATCCCGTTCATTTCTAGTTGTGTAATCTTAGtctaatccaatccaatccaatctaGTTTAGTTTTCCAGTCCAATCATCCTCACCAAACCATAGCAGATGGCAACGGCATTCTGTAATCTCAACCTGTGCGGCTCTGGTCTCATGAAACTAAATGACTACAAGAAGCACACAGTCCTCAAAAGGCAAGTTCCACCATCACTCTTCTGCAATTTTGGCTGCTTTGTATTTGCTGATTCTAAATGTAGATCACAGAATGTAATTCTTATTATATCTCAGGCCTTACATAAACTGCAAAAGATTGTCTCTTTCGCCTTGTAATGCCGAAAAGGTTTTCCCCAAGACTCTTAGAAGAGAAGTTGAGGTCATGCACTGCACACAGGCTTTTGTCAATAGTAATGGTGCGGATTTGGGTACTATCCATGGGGAGGATAAAGAAGAGAGTATTTCTAAGGCGACCTTAATATGGAGGGCAATAAAGTTGCCAATATACTCTGTTGCATTCATCCCTCTCACTGTGAGTACTTCTGAATGCTTAGACCTCTCTTTCTGCTGACATCATCTCAAGCTACTGCATTTTATTCAAAAATGGGTACTATTTTCAGAATTATACGGTGCCTACATCTTCGAGTGAATGCTTCTTATGGTGTATTTACATTTATGTATGTGGggaatttcttttcctttcagcATGCACTTGACTTTTTAGGTATGTATGTACAAGAATGTGGAGTTTTTATAATACATTGGCTACTATTTCAAGAAAGGGTGAATATTGCTTTGAGGTTTTGGTATGAAAAGGACCGACTGTGTAGAGTTAAAACAACGTGGAGATTGTAGATCTCAAACAAGTAATATATTGTCCTGTTAGTAACTTTTCATAATAGAATTAGAACGTTTAGTTCTTTGTTGGTAGTATAATTTTGTGAAAAGATAACTAGCATCTTTGTGTTAAGAGTTACTATTTAGGAAAAAAAACCTCTTAATACGAGGTCAGAATACTAATGTTTATGTTCAAGTGATATATGTTTTTTATTTCTCTTTGTTCTATATAGTATTCATTTAAAAAGTTTTACTGTATTTTTCCAAATTGAACATACTTTGAGAACTGTGTTGAGTTAAATGTGGAGAATAAGGATCTCAACATGTAACATAGTCTTGTGCAACCTTTTCATAACAGAACTACAGCATTTAGTTTTTAATTgatagaaaaaagaagaaaaaatcattGAAAGGGAtgtgtatatgtatatttaatatttttttttttgtggttaagACATGCAATAAACATCTACATGTATGATAAAAGCATTTACAGGACAATGTTTGGGTAGAATTTTGTTGGGATTGTGAATCATTGACTATGAGCATAAGTTACATGTTAAACTCTGTTACAGGTCTTGGGTAGATGAAAATAGAAttctatttcttcttcctcatcttcaTTCCCCCTTTATAGTTTGAAGTAGAGCACTCCTTGTGGGTTCTTAGTATTGCATTTCCTCCTCTCTTGACATGTCCTTTATTCTGACAAGCACCTATGCACTTCAATTTATTATAGTTGTTGCTTTTAGCATAAAGCAATGATTTTTAATAGGCAATTGGTTCTCTTCACTGTGCTTTGACTAATACATGCATCCCTATGTCTCACACTTGCTCCCTTACGCAGGTAGGTAGTGCAGCTGCTTATTTAGAGACGGGCATATTTTCATCATGGCGTTATTCTATTCTTTTGATTTCTTCTGTTCTTATCATCACATGGCTCAACTTAAGGTAAGTAGGTAACAAAGAAACTGTTTCCTTTAGTAACTAAGTCTCATCTAAGTATCATGAAGCATGACAATACATATTTGATAGGTAAATTATATATTCCAGAGTTAGTTACTCTTTTGTGATAGACCAAATTTCCCTACATCTGAACCCTAAGAAGTTTATTGTGTGTTGCACAAACACACTACTTGTGAGGATTGTAGGCTCTACCCTAATAGTCTTGATGGATACTTAGAAGTGCCCTTCTGCATGAATAGTTAACTCTCACTCGGGATTCCTAATTCTATTGGTTCCTTAGCTTTTCCTGTACttggttctttttttcttgtcttttcttCAGTAGACTGTCTAGTTTTCTCTCCAGTATATGTTTTTCCTCCTCTGAGTTCTCTCTATCATCCcgctgggaaaaaaaaaaaaagtataacgGCATAACATGAAGAACTTGATCTGTTACTTTCCTAGATTTCTACATTGGAATCTAATTATCTTCAGTTCACAGAAATATTATGACTAATTATCTTGTTTCTTCTTGGCTGATAAAACCTCTGTATTTGTCTATTTGCAGCAATGATGTTTATGATTTTGATACAGGAGCAGATAAAAACAAGGTAGAATCGGTTGTAAATCTGGTTGGCAGGTAAGTTTATTTCTACTGTCTTATCTATCTAAGCTTTACTTAGTGTCTGTCTTGTGTTATCTGTCCatcatcaataaacaattaAGTTTTGTTGTGTGTATTGTAAGCCGTACAGGCACAATTGTTGCTGCCTACTCGCTACTTGTGCTTGGCTTCATGGGGCTTACTTGGGTATCTTTTGAGGCAGGAAATGTGCGGGCAATATTATTACTCGCTTGTGCAATAATTTTTGGTTATATATATCAGGTAATTAGATGTAGACTTTGTGAGAGTTTTCAATCATATGTGTTTTATAGTGTTCTCTATCATATATATTTTATGTAGCGTTGTTAGAGTTTTCTTCAGGCCAATGGAACGTGTGCTCACTTGTAGGAGAATTTGCCagattttttaaataatttatttatgtttgtttgttttaccattttcttttaGTATTTAACAGAGGATTTTGGGTCATATTGGGGTTTTTTGAAAGTTTAACCCAAAGGTACTTTATAGATCGAGAAGACTTTATATGACATAAACATTCCTCATTCTCTTTGTAGAATCTATGAATCCCTTGAGAAGAATTTCTGTAGACTTGATCTATTTGATTTCATCCACAGTTggtgatggaccaaaatttgaCTAGGATCAAATTCTTCTGTATTACTTCAGCCAAGTAGAGAACAAACTTTAAGAACACTGGTTGATAATACACTCTCTCAGGAAGCTGTTGGGTGTACTGGCAAAAGATGTTGTCAGATTAGGCAAGGAGAATAACTTAGGACAGTCTTAGTCAAGGATTTGCATATGCCTATTTGGGGAAACTACATACCAAGAATTTCCTAGTAGGCTTTGGAATTCTAGACCTTTGCCATAATTCTCTGTAATCTAGTTGTCATTTGGTTGGGCCCTTCTGCTATTTCTTGCTGTTTATAACTTGTTACCCTAACTGATGGGGGTGTGCACACCATATGATGCACACCACACACAGAACATAATAATGTGCTTTGAATCAGACCTGCTCATTTATTTAGTGCATTATGATAATGTGCTGAAGTTTCTGGCCATGTTTGATAATGGAAAAAGGGCATCGCTGAATACTAAAGACAAAAAAACTTAAAGATAAGGTGATCTCCTTTTGCGTTTTTACTACTGAAGGTCAAACATACACTTATAATGCTACTGAATCAATTGTGTACTTAAATCCACTGTATAAGCTGGATCTCTCTAATACATAAAGCTTTTCATGCTATGTTGTAAATGTTTTTCTTATTTAGATTCTTCATAATGATGTGATCGGTGGTTGATTTACCTACTCAGCTATGCATAGGGAATACATGTTCTTACATCTGTTCTTCGCTGAGTTTCAGTGCCCACCATTTCGGTTAAGTTACCAAGGATTGGGGGAGCCATTGTGCTTTGCAGCATTTGGTCCATTTGCCACTACAGCTTTTTATTTACTGCAGGGCAGCGGAAGGTGAAATAATTTCTGAGGAATGCcgttttattttcttattattttgTGGAGTCTTAGATGATAAGTATTTGTTGTTTTCACAGTAAAATGATGCATCTTCCTTTCACTGGTCCAATTCTTTCTGCATCACTTCTTGTTGGCAATACGACAACCTTAATTCTGTTCTGTAGTCACTTTCATCAGGTAAGTTTCCTGTTTCTATTTAGAAAATTTGTTACTTCTccatattcttttttatttttattttttacaattGGTTGTTGGTGTGCGTTAGCTGATGTAATGTCCTGCAACTCAGATTGAAGAAGACAAGGCGGTAGCAAAAATTTCCCCTCTGGTATATACACTAAATCGATCCCTGAAATGATAAAACCTTCATTGGATAATGCAGCATCAATCTCATTGTTCTATTTGTACTTTGTTGGCATACAGGTTAGGCTTGGCACCAAAAGAGGATCATGGGTAGTGAGATTGGCAATTATAGGACTGTATGTCCTAGCGTTTTCTTTTGGTCTAAGCAGGGCTCTTCCCATTACTTGTATTGTGAGTTACACTTTTCGTGGTCTATGCTTCTAATTGTTGtatactgatttgagatctCTATCTGTTATTTCTTCCTGGCAGTTTAATCTTGGTCTAATTTTGGGCATGGTTTCTTTCAGTTTTTCTGTGCCTTGACCTTACCAGTGGCAAGACTGGTGGTTAGCTATGTTCAGGAAAACCATAATGTGAGTACTAAACTCGATTAGAACATTAACCAAAAGTAAAACATATATAACAGATACCTATGTTTAAAATTGCCTATGTGTGTACTCCATACTTTGTCACTTCTCTTGCTCCACATGGTCTTGCGTGCATGGCTCCTGAGATTTTCATAGATTTTCAACAATTTCTATAGAGCACAAGTATGCTTGCTTTTGATTTGCTTATATGAATTTCATCCTTTTCAGGATAAACATAAAATATTCATGGCGAAATATTACTGTGtgagattgcattctttatttgGAGTTGCACTCGCTGCTGGACTAGTGGTAGCGAGAACGGCCCCTAAAATTAGTATTCCAAGGTTGGCATTTTCATAGTTTTGCTGCCTCATGAAATTTCTAGACAAATGGATGTTCCGAATCTGTCGAGTGTGGCTGTAGTATGTGTACATATCTTAGTTATCCTAGTTCTGACTGCAGTCTAATGTTTTCTTAGTTTATTTTGTATATTTTCTCCGTTATATTAACAACGGCCAGCATGTCGGTGAGTCGTGGCCCAACATTGTATATATTAAATATCTACGGATGAGTAgttattaaatatttttttaattgttttatcagtattttgttatttactttaaCAACctttaaataatttaaaataataTATGGTGTGGGACTCTTCATATCTTTTCGCACCTACTTTCATCAACAAAGTGTGGGTTCTCCTAATAATAGTATTAGATTATCATCATcgttgaaaacaaaaaataaacgaCACATCTACAAGATTGCTAGCTACCTAGATCGATCTTATCATCGACACACATATATCCCAAAAAAGATCACTCGCTAGCGAGCCGAGAGAGAAAGTTAGTTCAGGAAAGAATTTGAAAGATCTAGTCATCCAAAGAGCAAGCCTTAATCTCTCTCCTTTCGTCCTTCAATCTGATATAAACGAGTAATTATGTAATCCTAATGAAATCAAATGAAAGGTCCACATCAAACGGTATAAGAATGGACGGTTTTCATTGCAacatttcataaaaaaaaacaagttcatgGGAGGACTTGCTCTCTATCGtctttctacaaaaaaaaacaaaaaaaaaacaaaaaacaaaaaaaacagtcAAAATGAGTAACCCAACAAGTGCAATTTTAGCAAACCAGAAGGACTAAAATTGCAATAACTCCAAATCTTTAAAACCTTAAAGTCGTCGACTGTAGTACGATGAAGAAGTCCCATGGATTCTACAATCAAGTTCGTTTGACCAACTTCTGTCAGACGTGGTTTGCCCCATAATAGCATAGTTAATGTTGCTATAATTATGTCATACAACTCAGCTGTACGTTCTCCAGAGACCATGTTTGGCGTCCAGGTATTTGGTGCTGAGCAGGATCAGGTGGAGGGAGAAAACAAGTCCGCCATGAAGTTGCAGAAAAGTTACTTCGACGTGTTGGGCCTTTGCTGCTCATCCGAAGTTGCTCTGGTGGAGAATATCTTGAAGCCTCTTAGTGGTGTTAAAGAGGTCTCTGTCATTCTCCCTTCTAAAACTGTCATTGTCGTCCATGATAGTCACCTCATTTCCCAGATTCAGATTGGTGAATACCTTCACTCAGTATAGTCAATGTTGGGAAATTAATCCCCGGTCACGCAAGTACTACTAGTAGAGATGGAAATAAGAAATAAGCAAGCCAAGAAGACAGCAAGATTTAACGAGGTTCGGCCAATATCATTGCCTACGTCCTCGGAGAGTTTCACCTTCACTAATGAGAGATTTACACAAGTACAAGATTACACCGCTCAAATTTATACACAATTCGAGTACTCAAGTTTATACCCAACCCGAGCCCTGTATCCAATCGGATACCCCTTGTACACCCTCTCTCAATCCTAGAAGATTACCCTACCCAAGAGCTATTCACACAACTCACTTTTCTTCTATACACGAAGACCCGAGTTGCTCACAAACTCTTTTTgtttcagctctctctctctttgtgctTCTGCCCCCTCTCTCCTTGCCTTCTGCCGATATcaatatatatagaagaaactcttcttcagcttctccttttcctttttacttTCTTCTTTTCCATGTTTCCTGCTTTCTTTTTGCTTTtacttcttccttttccttttccctgTTTCATGCGCAGGAAACATGCCTCcatgttttcttttgctttttccttttgcagCTGGCCCATCAATCTCCCACATGCTTTCCTTTTGTAAGGAGGGACATacctaacaatctccccctcccGACTTTGGTGGAGAGCTCCGCATCACCACTTCAAACCTTGAAGCCATCTCAATCCGAGACACAACTTGTTATACCCACAAGTATTTCATTGGCCTTCTAGTTGCGCAGTTACACATAATCAGAGTCAATTGCATTTGGTCCTAGCTCCCCCTGATTCAGTCGGCCAATACCATGTGTAACTGTCCCGAGGCAACGATCACCTGTTGGCTCTGAAGAGGGACCTCGACTTGACCCCTTCCCTAGCAGGATTTACCCTCTCACCATCGTCTGAAACTTGGAAACTTGTCACTGGAGTCTCTGCTATGCTCGCAAACGAGACCCGCTTCAGGTACCTGCATCCTCGTGCACATCGTTTCCCTTCAACCTTCGAGGTCTGAGTTTTTCCTATCAGACGGAACATACTTCCACACTTTTCTCCCTTCATTAGGACCATGCAGCCACGTGATATTTTCATAGCTCCCCCTGCTGATGAAACCCTGCAGCCCTTGGAGTCTAGCTGGCTCAAGGATACTAAATTTCTCCGGAACCTTGGGACGTATACAACATCACCCAAAGTACGAACCGCTCCATCAAACATCTTGATCTTCACTGTTCCAACACCCATGACGCAACGCCTTGTGCCATCACCCCAAGTCACAAATCCTTTGACTTCTTGGAACGTATCAAAATATTCTCTCCTGGAGCAAAGATGATGAGAAGAACCAGTATCCAATATCCAATCACGTTGAGAACAAGTGTAATTACCTTTGGAGACTGTGAGAAATTCTCCAAAATCATTTGAAGCTTGTGCTATACCAGTCATGGAGCAATCTGAGCCCTTATCATCCTTCTCTTTCCACAAGGGACAATCCGGCCTTATGTGTCCCCACTCCTTGCACTTGTAGCACTGCTTGCCCTTTCCCCTGCCTCTGGATTTAGACCTGCTATGTCCACTAGATCCCCTGGCAGTTGACCTTCCCCATCGATTCTGATCTTGAGCAACAAAGACGGAAATTTGGGAATCATCGGCTTTCCTCCGCTTCTCGTGATTTAAGAGAGTCGATTCCACCTCCTCCATCTTTAATGTATCCTTACCATACAAGATTGTAGTGATAATATTCTCATACGAATCGGGAAGCGAGGTAAGAAGTAGAAGGGCttgatcttcttcctcaatctTTACATCAACTTTTGCTAGTTGATCTACCAATCCTCTGAACACATTCATGTGTTCCATGAGACTCGCACCTTCTCCCATCTTGAGCTTGTAGAGATCCCGCTTTAGATTCAACTTCGTCTGCAAGCCTTTCCCAAGATGAAGCTTCTCCATTTTTTCCCAAAGCTGAGTTGCCGAATCAACATTATTAACATTATTGATAATATTGTCAGCAATATAAAGCCTAATAGTGCTGACACACCGGGACTCCAACTCTTCCCAATCTTCATCTGACATCTTCACCGGCTTCGCATCCTTTCCCTTCAAAGGTTTTGCAAGACCTTGTTGAACTAGGATGTCCTTCACCCTCCTTTGCCATAGAGTGAAATTTCCCTTTCCATCAAACTGCTCCACCTTGAAATGTGAGACGCTAGAACTTGCCATGACAAACAATCCACGACCGATAAGccgaagctctgataccactgttgggAAATTAATCCCCGGTCACGCAAGTACTACTAGTAGAGATGGAAATAAGAAATAAGCAAGCCAAGAAGACAGCAAGATTTAACGAGGTTCGGCCAATATCATTGCCTACGTCCTCGGAGAGTTTCACCTTCACTAATGAGAGATTTACACAAGTACAAGATTACACCGCTCAAATTTATACACAATTCGAGTACTCAAGTTTATACCCAACCCGAGCCCTGTATCCAATCGGATACCCCTTGTACACCCTCTCTCAATCCTAGAAGATTACCCTACCCAAGAGCTATTCACACAACTCACTTTTTCTTCTATACACGAAGACCCGAGTTGCTCACAAACTCTTTTTgtttcagctctctctctctttgtgctTCTGCCCCCTCTCTCCTTGCCTTCTGCCGATATcaatatatatagaagaaactcttcttcagcttctcctttttcctttttactttCTTCTTTTCCATGTTTCCTGCTTTCTTTTTGCTTTtacttcttccttttccttttccctgTTTCATGCGCAGGAAACATGCCTCcatgttttcttttgctttttccttttgcagCTGGCCCATCAATCTCCCACATGCTTTCCTTTTGTAAGGAGGGACATACCTAACAGTCAACTTGTAACAAAAATAAATGACACATCTACAAGATTGCTAGCTACCTATATCGATCTTGTCATCGACACATATATCACAAAAAAGATCGCTAGCCGAGAGAGAAAGTTAGTTCATTCCTGAATTGAAAGATCTAGTCATCCAAAGAGCTAGTAACCCTTATTCTCTCTCCTTTCGTCCCTCAATCTGATATAAAACGAGTAATTATGTTATCCTAATGAAATCAAATGAATGGTCCAGATCAAGTGGTATAAGAATCGACGGTTTTCATTGCAACATTTCATAATCAAACATAAGTTCATGGGAGGACTTTGCTCTCtctgtaaaaaaaaagaaaggagagtGCAATTTGCAATTCCCAAATTGCAAATTGCAACTCTTTCA is a window from the Rosa chinensis cultivar Old Blush chromosome 2, RchiOBHm-V2, whole genome shotgun sequence genome containing:
- the LOC112188695 gene encoding 2-carboxy-1,4-naphthoquinone phytyltransferase, chloroplastic, with amino-acid sequence MATAFCNLNLCGSGLMKLNDYKKHTVLKRPYINCKRLSLSPCNAEKVFPKTLRREVEVMHCTQAFVNSNGADLGTIHGEDKEESISKATLIWRAIKLPIYSVAFIPLTVGSAAAYLETGIFSSWRYSILLISSVLIITWLNLSNDVYDFDTGADKNKVESVVNLVGSRTGTIVAAYSLLVLGFMGLTWVSFEAGNVRAILLLACAIIFGYIYQCPPFRLSYQGLGEPLCFAAFGPFATTAFYLLQGSGSKMMHLPFTGPILSASLLVGNTTTLILFCSHFHQIEEDKAVAKISPLVRLGTKRGSWVVRLAIIGLYVLAFSFGLSRALPITCIFFCALTLPVARLVVSYVQENHNDKHKIFMAKYYCVRLHSLFGVALAAGLVVARTAPKISIPRLAFS